From one Culex quinquefasciatus strain JHB chromosome 3, VPISU_Cqui_1.0_pri_paternal, whole genome shotgun sequence genomic stretch:
- the LOC6044888 gene encoding zinc finger protein 569 isoform X2 yields MFDFTNFPAVCRTCLRPALDLHISQEAQIDWKLPISSAVKYHELLNQLTQVSPELNQVVDRHDFLLEDLLEQIRGTTAEEVEMPIEQVELVDDRELDSSVEEASLKPSKPSKIIRRNGARYKVCILAGCNEEYEMGNRAAYLRHEKIFHRYGCNLCGRVLASRTSFRNHVLLHDGAKVECDFCDRKFTTKGGMRVHVREVHITSGVHFNCQYCDEGFIEQKDLFTHLQEHRECKPCKETFPDLAGWINHNKRQHTDSLQSCTKCDHTSLSRALLDRHMRMRHSESSADSKVEQFTIYAVNDSTFHQCPQCSFQFVTEQQLLNHNEQAHNRPQEEPSERPSIRRRTKEEREQFSLRYSCDVCGKKYRFKNSLWSHKHKEHNSAGSQTAVCEICGQHFKHRSYLMAHIANKHATELPFQCKLCPRAYPQNYLLKEHVKSHDAEKKHRCPHCDYRAKHSYALKDHIGRMHNGDERAV; encoded by the exons ATGTTCGACTTTACAAATTTTCCCGCCGTCTGTCGAACCTGTCTAAGACCTGCCTTGGATCTTCACATAAGCCAGGAGGCTCAGATCGACTGGAAGCTACCGATATCAAGCGCCGTAAAGTACCATGAGCTGCTAAACCAGTTGACGCAAGTTTCGCCTGAACTAAATCAG GTCGTAGATCGACATGACTTTTTACTGGAAGACCTGCTGGAGCAGATTCGGGGAACAACGGCTGAAGAAGTCGAGATGCCAATCGAACAGGTTGAACTTGTGGATGATCGCGAGCTGGACTCTTCAGTCGAGGAAGCTTCGTTGAAGCCATCTAAACCAAGCAAGATCATCCGAAGGAATGGCGCCCGGTACAAGGTGTGCATTCTGGCCGGTTGTAACGAGGAGTACGAGATGGGCAATCGGGCGGCCTACCTGCGCCACGAGAAGATCTTCCACCGGTACGGATGCAATCTGTGCGGTCGAGTGCTGGCATCGAGGACGTCGTTCCGGAATCACGTGCTCCTGCATGACGGGGCTAAAGTCGAGTGTGACTTTTGCGATCGCAAGTTTACAACTAAAGGAGGTATGCGGGTGCACGTACGGGAGGTCCACATTACCAGTGGGGTGCACTTCAACTGCCAGTATTGTGACGAGGGATTCATCGA ACAAAAGGATCTGTTCACCCACCTTCAAGAACACCGAGAGTGCAAGCCTTGCAAGGAAACCTTTCCAGATCTTGCAGGCTGGATCAACCACAACAAACGACAGCATACCGACAGCCTGCAAAGTTGCACCAAGTGCGATCACACTTCACTCAGTCGAGCCCTGCTGGATCGTCACATGCGCATGCGACACTCCGAAAGCTCAGCAGACTCCAAGGTTGAACAGTTCACGATCTACGCCGTCAACGACTCCACTTTCCATCAATGTCCACAGTGCAGCTTCCAATTCGTCACGGAGCAACAGCTGCTCAACCACAACGAGCAAGCCCACAATCGTCCCCAAGAAGAACCGTCGGAACGACCTTCGATCCGACGTCGCACCAAGGAAGAACGGGAACAGTTCTCCTTACGCTACAGCTGCGACGTGTGCGGTAAGAAGTACCGCTTCAAAAACTCGCTCTGGTCCCACAAGCACAAGGAACACAACTCGGCCGGCAGTCAGACGGCCGTTTGTGAGATCTGTGGACAGCACTTCAAGCATCGGTCCTACCTGATGGCCCACATCGCAAACAAGCACGCCACGGAACTTCCGTTCCAGTGCAAACTCTGTCCACGGGCGTACCCGCAGAACTACCTGCTCAAGGAACATGTCAAATCGCACGACGCCGAGAAGAAGCACCGCTGTCCGCACTGTGACTACCGGGCGAAGCATTCTTATGCCCTGAAGGATCATATCGGCCGGATGCACAACGGGGACGAAAGGGCTGTATGA
- the LOC6044888 gene encoding zinc finger protein 569 isoform X3 — MFDFTNFPAVCRTCLRPALDLHISQEAQIDWKLPISSAVVDRHDFLLEDLLEQIRGTTAEEVEMPIEQVELVDDRELDSSVEEASLKPSKPSKIIRRNGARYKVCILAGCNEEYEMGNRAAYLRHEKIFHRYGCNLCGRVLASRTSFRNHVLLHDGAKVECDFCDRKFTTKGGMRVHVREVHITSGVHFNCQYCDEGFIEQKDLFTHLQEHRECKPCKETFPDLAGWINHNKRQHTDSLQSCTKCDHTSLSRALLDRHMRMRHSESSADSKVEQFTIYAVNDSTFHQCPQCSFQFVTEQQLLNHNEQAHNRPQEEPSERPSIRRRTKEEREQFSLRYSCDVCGKKYRFKNSLWSHKHKEHNSAGSQTAVCEICGQHFKHRSYLMAHIANKHATELPFQCKLCPRAYPQNYLLKEHVKSHDAEKKHRCPHCDYRAKHSYALKDHIGRMHNGDERAV, encoded by the exons ATGTTCGACTTTACAAATTTTCCCGCCGTCTGTCGAACCTGTCTAAGACCTGCCTTGGATCTTCACATAAGCCAGGAGGCTCAGATCGACTGGAAGCTACCGATATCAAGCGCC GTCGTAGATCGACATGACTTTTTACTGGAAGACCTGCTGGAGCAGATTCGGGGAACAACGGCTGAAGAAGTCGAGATGCCAATCGAACAGGTTGAACTTGTGGATGATCGCGAGCTGGACTCTTCAGTCGAGGAAGCTTCGTTGAAGCCATCTAAACCAAGCAAGATCATCCGAAGGAATGGCGCCCGGTACAAGGTGTGCATTCTGGCCGGTTGTAACGAGGAGTACGAGATGGGCAATCGGGCGGCCTACCTGCGCCACGAGAAGATCTTCCACCGGTACGGATGCAATCTGTGCGGTCGAGTGCTGGCATCGAGGACGTCGTTCCGGAATCACGTGCTCCTGCATGACGGGGCTAAAGTCGAGTGTGACTTTTGCGATCGCAAGTTTACAACTAAAGGAGGTATGCGGGTGCACGTACGGGAGGTCCACATTACCAGTGGGGTGCACTTCAACTGCCAGTATTGTGACGAGGGATTCATCGA ACAAAAGGATCTGTTCACCCACCTTCAAGAACACCGAGAGTGCAAGCCTTGCAAGGAAACCTTTCCAGATCTTGCAGGCTGGATCAACCACAACAAACGACAGCATACCGACAGCCTGCAAAGTTGCACCAAGTGCGATCACACTTCACTCAGTCGAGCCCTGCTGGATCGTCACATGCGCATGCGACACTCCGAAAGCTCAGCAGACTCCAAGGTTGAACAGTTCACGATCTACGCCGTCAACGACTCCACTTTCCATCAATGTCCACAGTGCAGCTTCCAATTCGTCACGGAGCAACAGCTGCTCAACCACAACGAGCAAGCCCACAATCGTCCCCAAGAAGAACCGTCGGAACGACCTTCGATCCGACGTCGCACCAAGGAAGAACGGGAACAGTTCTCCTTACGCTACAGCTGCGACGTGTGCGGTAAGAAGTACCGCTTCAAAAACTCGCTCTGGTCCCACAAGCACAAGGAACACAACTCGGCCGGCAGTCAGACGGCCGTTTGTGAGATCTGTGGACAGCACTTCAAGCATCGGTCCTACCTGATGGCCCACATCGCAAACAAGCACGCCACGGAACTTCCGTTCCAGTGCAAACTCTGTCCACGGGCGTACCCGCAGAACTACCTGCTCAAGGAACATGTCAAATCGCACGACGCCGAGAAGAAGCACCGCTGTCCGCACTGTGACTACCGGGCGAAGCATTCTTATGCCCTGAAGGATCATATCGGCCGGATGCACAACGGGGACGAAAGGGCTGTATGA
- the LOC6044893 gene encoding PRA1 family protein 3 produces the protein MTTPSTGSTLQLAPLRTVNDFLLESARFQLPNFQDLEKVNNRIVKNLLYYQTNYFLMGAAVFGLIGLIHPYKVVLGVALLLALSYVFIKFFAAEARRSISVTSGHQQPNKWAVLGGVLGCSYLVLFLFDAVLIVLFAVLLPIFLALLHASLRLRNMKNKITNAMEVVGVKQSPMGQFLEAMNLMPDAF, from the exons ATGACGACCCCAAGTACCGGAAGCACCCTGCAGTTGGCCCCGCTGCGCACGGTCAACGATTTCCTGCTCGAGTCGGCCCGGTTCCAACTGCCCAACTTTCAGGACTTGGAAAAGGTGAACAATCGGATTGTGAAGAATCTGCTGTACTACCAGACCAACTACTTCCTGATGGGCGCGGCCGTGTTTGGTCTGATTGGACTCATCCACCCGTACAAGGTTGTCCTCGGAGTGGCACTCCTGCTGGCCTTGTCTTACGTCTTTATCAAGTTCTTTGCTGCGGAGGCTCGCCGTTCGATTTCGGTCACGAGTGGCCACCAGCAACCGAACAAGTGGGCCGTCCTTGGAGGTGTCCTTGGGTGCAGCTATCTGGTCCTTTTCCTGTTTGATGCCGTGTTGATTGTACTGTTTGCCGTGCTGCTGCCAATCTTTC TGGCTCTTTTGCATGCTTCTCTGCGGCTGCGAAACATGAAGAACAAGATTACCAACGCAATGGAGGTCGTTGGCGTCAAGCAAAGCCCGATGGGACAGTTTTTGGAAGCGATGAACCTCATGCCGGACGCGTTTTAA
- the LOC6044894 gene encoding zinc finger protein 197 isoform X3 — protein MNHMAIHKSDELRHRCEMCDRPFWREIDLNLHLKEFHGMAVDARECPYCEERFQTVALMIDHREAHKSCKFCEKEFVSYKIALKHMRAAHVDRLHSCKLCSVNFLGKQEYETHLRKHREGASENSVPFTMQGWTGSECMTCERTYFSEQYLSGHFQNDHTNGIEQKPKRTIFYNKRPKKELNQLEYKFKCTDCPATFRFRASLKCHVQKCHNGVKFICEHCGASFSNKRALKSHEMYRHTNETAFQCEFCVKRCHTKFDLAVHRRTHTNEKPFSCSYGSCDKPYKTQSALAKHIRYHSGERPYRCTYEGCEKAYACSQLLKAHVRSHTLENPYKCWYCEHYFNTNNNRVKHCKRHHVGRLFGREFERIAREQQQEQGQIQQ, from the coding sequence ATGAACCACATGGCGATTCACAAGTCGGACGAGCTTCGGCATCGCTGCGAAATGTGCGATAGGCCGTTCTGGCGAGAAATTGATTTGAACCTGCACCTCAAAGAGTTTCACGGGATGGCAGTGGATGCGCGCGAGTGTCCGTACTGTGAGGAACGGTTCCAGACCGTCGCCCTGATGATTGACCATCGAGAGGCGCACAAAAGCTGTAAATTTTGCGAGAAAGAGTTTGTTTCGTACAAAATCGCCCTTAAACATATGCGAGCTGCCCACGTGGATCGGTTGCACTCGTGCAAGCTGTGTTCGGTGAACTTTCTCGGGAAGCAAGAGTACGAAACACATCTGCGAAAGCATCGTGAAGGTGCCAGTGAGAACAGCGTCCCGTTTACGATGCAAGGTTGGACCGGATCCGAGTGTATGACCTGTGAAAGAACTTACTTCAGCGAGCAATATCTGTCCGGTCACTTCCAGAATGATCACACCAACGGGATCGAGCAGAAACCGAAACGAACCATCTTTTACAACAAGCGACCAAAGAAGGAACTCAACCAGCTAGAGTACAAGTTCAAATGCACTGACTGTCCGGCAACGTTCCGGTTCAGAGCATCGCTCAAATGTCATGTACAAAAATGTCACAATGGAGTCAAATTCATTTGCGAGCACTGTGGTGCCAGCTTCAGCAACAAACGGGCGCTCAAATCCCACGAAATGTATCGTCACACGAACGAAACTGCCTTCCAGTGTGAATTCTGCGTCAAACGCTGTCACACCAAGTTCGATCTGGCCGTCCACCGGCGAACTCACACCAACGAAAAGCCCTTCAGCTGTTCGTACGGAAGTTGCGACAAGCCGTACAAAACCCAGTCGGCACTGGCCAAGCACATCCGCTACCATTCCGGCGAACGACCGTACCGCTGTACGTACGAGGGCTGCGAAAAGGCGTACGCCTGTAGCCAGCTGTTGAAGGCTCACGTGCGTTCGCACACGCTGGAAAACCCGTACAAGTGCTGGTACTGCGAGCATTACTTTAACACGAACAACAACCGGGTCAAGCACTGCAAGCGGCACCACGTGGGTCGGCTGTTTGGGAGGGAGTTTGAGAGGATTGCCCGGGAACAACAGCAGGAACAAGGACAAattcaacaataa
- the LOC6044888 gene encoding zinc finger protein 569 isoform X1, which translates to MFDFTNFPAVCRTCLRPALDLHISQEAQIDWKLPISSAVKYHELLNQLTQVSPELNQVSDELPSHLCTDCANKLVEWFHWKHQTTVVLHFSIALARFKSCNDPQPIKALLDTEEDRLRQCLYRLQVVDRHDFLLEDLLEQIRGTTAEEVEMPIEQVELVDDRELDSSVEEASLKPSKPSKIIRRNGARYKVCILAGCNEEYEMGNRAAYLRHEKIFHRYGCNLCGRVLASRTSFRNHVLLHDGAKVECDFCDRKFTTKGGMRVHVREVHITSGVHFNCQYCDEGFIEQKDLFTHLQEHRECKPCKETFPDLAGWINHNKRQHTDSLQSCTKCDHTSLSRALLDRHMRMRHSESSADSKVEQFTIYAVNDSTFHQCPQCSFQFVTEQQLLNHNEQAHNRPQEEPSERPSIRRRTKEEREQFSLRYSCDVCGKKYRFKNSLWSHKHKEHNSAGSQTAVCEICGQHFKHRSYLMAHIANKHATELPFQCKLCPRAYPQNYLLKEHVKSHDAEKKHRCPHCDYRAKHSYALKDHIGRMHNGDERAV; encoded by the exons ATGTTCGACTTTACAAATTTTCCCGCCGTCTGTCGAACCTGTCTAAGACCTGCCTTGGATCTTCACATAAGCCAGGAGGCTCAGATCGACTGGAAGCTACCGATATCAAGCGCCGTAAAGTACCATGAGCTGCTAAACCAGTTGACGCAAGTTTCGCCTGAACTAAATCAGGTGTCCGACGAGCTACCGTCACATCTCTGCACCGATTGTGCCAACAAACTTGTTGAATGGTTCCACTGGAAGCACCAAACGACAGTTGTTCTGCACTTCTCCATAGCTCTTGCAAGATTCAAAAGCTGCAACGATCCACAGCCCATTAAAGCGTTGCTTGACACCGAAGAAGATCGTCTAAGACAGTGTTTGTATCGGTTACAGGTCGTAGATCGACATGACTTTTTACTGGAAGACCTGCTGGAGCAGATTCGGGGAACAACGGCTGAAGAAGTCGAGATGCCAATCGAACAGGTTGAACTTGTGGATGATCGCGAGCTGGACTCTTCAGTCGAGGAAGCTTCGTTGAAGCCATCTAAACCAAGCAAGATCATCCGAAGGAATGGCGCCCGGTACAAGGTGTGCATTCTGGCCGGTTGTAACGAGGAGTACGAGATGGGCAATCGGGCGGCCTACCTGCGCCACGAGAAGATCTTCCACCGGTACGGATGCAATCTGTGCGGTCGAGTGCTGGCATCGAGGACGTCGTTCCGGAATCACGTGCTCCTGCATGACGGGGCTAAAGTCGAGTGTGACTTTTGCGATCGCAAGTTTACAACTAAAGGAGGTATGCGGGTGCACGTACGGGAGGTCCACATTACCAGTGGGGTGCACTTCAACTGCCAGTATTGTGACGAGGGATTCATCGA ACAAAAGGATCTGTTCACCCACCTTCAAGAACACCGAGAGTGCAAGCCTTGCAAGGAAACCTTTCCAGATCTTGCAGGCTGGATCAACCACAACAAACGACAGCATACCGACAGCCTGCAAAGTTGCACCAAGTGCGATCACACTTCACTCAGTCGAGCCCTGCTGGATCGTCACATGCGCATGCGACACTCCGAAAGCTCAGCAGACTCCAAGGTTGAACAGTTCACGATCTACGCCGTCAACGACTCCACTTTCCATCAATGTCCACAGTGCAGCTTCCAATTCGTCACGGAGCAACAGCTGCTCAACCACAACGAGCAAGCCCACAATCGTCCCCAAGAAGAACCGTCGGAACGACCTTCGATCCGACGTCGCACCAAGGAAGAACGGGAACAGTTCTCCTTACGCTACAGCTGCGACGTGTGCGGTAAGAAGTACCGCTTCAAAAACTCGCTCTGGTCCCACAAGCACAAGGAACACAACTCGGCCGGCAGTCAGACGGCCGTTTGTGAGATCTGTGGACAGCACTTCAAGCATCGGTCCTACCTGATGGCCCACATCGCAAACAAGCACGCCACGGAACTTCCGTTCCAGTGCAAACTCTGTCCACGGGCGTACCCGCAGAACTACCTGCTCAAGGAACATGTCAAATCGCACGACGCCGAGAAGAAGCACCGCTGTCCGCACTGTGACTACCGGGCGAAGCATTCTTATGCCCTGAAGGATCATATCGGCCGGATGCACAACGGGGACGAAAGGGCTGTATGA
- the LOC6044894 gene encoding zinc finger protein 197 isoform X2, producing the protein MFPRTDLTRRTIKRWITMRTSLLKRKQIRSSKVNEGRNVPSRPVPLWCLARRWANTSGSFIARIANFAGWSFRKTAHVMNHMAIHKSDELRHRCEMCDRPFWREIDLNLHLKEFHGMAVDARECPYCEERFQTVALMIDHREAHKSCKFCEKEFVSYKIALKHMRAAHVDRLHSCKLCSVNFLGKQEYETHLRKHREGASENSVPFTMQGWTGSECMTCERTYFSEQYLSGHFQNDHTNGIEQKPKRTIFYNKRPKKELNQLEYKFKCTDCPATFRFRASLKCHVQKCHNGVKFICEHCGASFSNKRALKSHEMYRHTNETAFQCEFCVKRCHTKFDLAVHRRTHTNEKPFSCSYGSCDKPYKTQSALAKHIRYHSGERPYRCTYEGCEKAYACSQLLKAHVRSHTLENPYKCWYCEHYFNTNNNRVKHCKRHHVGRLFGREFERIAREQQQEQGQIQQ; encoded by the coding sequence ATGTTCCCACGGACGGATCTGACTCGGAGGACAATCAAGCGATGGATAACGATGAGGACTTCATTGctcaaaagaaaacaaatccGATCAAGCAAGGTAAACGAAGGACGGAATGTTCCTTCGAGACCTGTGCCCCTTTGGTGCCTGGCCAGAAGATGGGCCAACACGTCCGGGAGTTTCATCGCGCGTATTGCAAACTTTGCGGGTTGGTCTTTCAGAAAAACAGCTCACGTGATGAACCACATGGCGATTCACAAGTCGGACGAGCTTCGGCATCGCTGCGAAATGTGCGATAGGCCGTTCTGGCGAGAAATTGATTTGAACCTGCACCTCAAAGAGTTTCACGGGATGGCAGTGGATGCGCGCGAGTGTCCGTACTGTGAGGAACGGTTCCAGACCGTCGCCCTGATGATTGACCATCGAGAGGCGCACAAAAGCTGTAAATTTTGCGAGAAAGAGTTTGTTTCGTACAAAATCGCCCTTAAACATATGCGAGCTGCCCACGTGGATCGGTTGCACTCGTGCAAGCTGTGTTCGGTGAACTTTCTCGGGAAGCAAGAGTACGAAACACATCTGCGAAAGCATCGTGAAGGTGCCAGTGAGAACAGCGTCCCGTTTACGATGCAAGGTTGGACCGGATCCGAGTGTATGACCTGTGAAAGAACTTACTTCAGCGAGCAATATCTGTCCGGTCACTTCCAGAATGATCACACCAACGGGATCGAGCAGAAACCGAAACGAACCATCTTTTACAACAAGCGACCAAAGAAGGAACTCAACCAGCTAGAGTACAAGTTCAAATGCACTGACTGTCCGGCAACGTTCCGGTTCAGAGCATCGCTCAAATGTCATGTACAAAAATGTCACAATGGAGTCAAATTCATTTGCGAGCACTGTGGTGCCAGCTTCAGCAACAAACGGGCGCTCAAATCCCACGAAATGTATCGTCACACGAACGAAACTGCCTTCCAGTGTGAATTCTGCGTCAAACGCTGTCACACCAAGTTCGATCTGGCCGTCCACCGGCGAACTCACACCAACGAAAAGCCCTTCAGCTGTTCGTACGGAAGTTGCGACAAGCCGTACAAAACCCAGTCGGCACTGGCCAAGCACATCCGCTACCATTCCGGCGAACGACCGTACCGCTGTACGTACGAGGGCTGCGAAAAGGCGTACGCCTGTAGCCAGCTGTTGAAGGCTCACGTGCGTTCGCACACGCTGGAAAACCCGTACAAGTGCTGGTACTGCGAGCATTACTTTAACACGAACAACAACCGGGTCAAGCACTGCAAGCGGCACCACGTGGGTCGGCTGTTTGGGAGGGAGTTTGAGAGGATTGCCCGGGAACAACAGCAGGAACAAGGACAAattcaacaataa
- the LOC6044894 gene encoding zinc finger protein 197 isoform X1, which translates to MRCLKNHRRTMFPRTDLTRRTIKRWITMRTSLLKRKQIRSSKVNEGRNVPSRPVPLWCLARRWANTSGSFIARIANFAGWSFRKTAHVMNHMAIHKSDELRHRCEMCDRPFWREIDLNLHLKEFHGMAVDARECPYCEERFQTVALMIDHREAHKSCKFCEKEFVSYKIALKHMRAAHVDRLHSCKLCSVNFLGKQEYETHLRKHREGASENSVPFTMQGWTGSECMTCERTYFSEQYLSGHFQNDHTNGIEQKPKRTIFYNKRPKKELNQLEYKFKCTDCPATFRFRASLKCHVQKCHNGVKFICEHCGASFSNKRALKSHEMYRHTNETAFQCEFCVKRCHTKFDLAVHRRTHTNEKPFSCSYGSCDKPYKTQSALAKHIRYHSGERPYRCTYEGCEKAYACSQLLKAHVRSHTLENPYKCWYCEHYFNTNNNRVKHCKRHHVGRLFGREFERIAREQQQEQGQIQQ; encoded by the coding sequence ATGAGATGCCTGAAGAACCATCGCAGGACGATGTTCCCACGGACGGATCTGACTCGGAGGACAATCAAGCGATGGATAACGATGAGGACTTCATTGctcaaaagaaaacaaatccGATCAAGCAAGGTAAACGAAGGACGGAATGTTCCTTCGAGACCTGTGCCCCTTTGGTGCCTGGCCAGAAGATGGGCCAACACGTCCGGGAGTTTCATCGCGCGTATTGCAAACTTTGCGGGTTGGTCTTTCAGAAAAACAGCTCACGTGATGAACCACATGGCGATTCACAAGTCGGACGAGCTTCGGCATCGCTGCGAAATGTGCGATAGGCCGTTCTGGCGAGAAATTGATTTGAACCTGCACCTCAAAGAGTTTCACGGGATGGCAGTGGATGCGCGCGAGTGTCCGTACTGTGAGGAACGGTTCCAGACCGTCGCCCTGATGATTGACCATCGAGAGGCGCACAAAAGCTGTAAATTTTGCGAGAAAGAGTTTGTTTCGTACAAAATCGCCCTTAAACATATGCGAGCTGCCCACGTGGATCGGTTGCACTCGTGCAAGCTGTGTTCGGTGAACTTTCTCGGGAAGCAAGAGTACGAAACACATCTGCGAAAGCATCGTGAAGGTGCCAGTGAGAACAGCGTCCCGTTTACGATGCAAGGTTGGACCGGATCCGAGTGTATGACCTGTGAAAGAACTTACTTCAGCGAGCAATATCTGTCCGGTCACTTCCAGAATGATCACACCAACGGGATCGAGCAGAAACCGAAACGAACCATCTTTTACAACAAGCGACCAAAGAAGGAACTCAACCAGCTAGAGTACAAGTTCAAATGCACTGACTGTCCGGCAACGTTCCGGTTCAGAGCATCGCTCAAATGTCATGTACAAAAATGTCACAATGGAGTCAAATTCATTTGCGAGCACTGTGGTGCCAGCTTCAGCAACAAACGGGCGCTCAAATCCCACGAAATGTATCGTCACACGAACGAAACTGCCTTCCAGTGTGAATTCTGCGTCAAACGCTGTCACACCAAGTTCGATCTGGCCGTCCACCGGCGAACTCACACCAACGAAAAGCCCTTCAGCTGTTCGTACGGAAGTTGCGACAAGCCGTACAAAACCCAGTCGGCACTGGCCAAGCACATCCGCTACCATTCCGGCGAACGACCGTACCGCTGTACGTACGAGGGCTGCGAAAAGGCGTACGCCTGTAGCCAGCTGTTGAAGGCTCACGTGCGTTCGCACACGCTGGAAAACCCGTACAAGTGCTGGTACTGCGAGCATTACTTTAACACGAACAACAACCGGGTCAAGCACTGCAAGCGGCACCACGTGGGTCGGCTGTTTGGGAGGGAGTTTGAGAGGATTGCCCGGGAACAACAGCAGGAACAAGGACAAattcaacaataa